Proteins from a genomic interval of Streptomyces fodineus:
- a CDS encoding GAF and ANTAR domain-containing protein yields MDWERFAQEMASMARDLLARDSVAATLERITAWAIELVDGCDAAGILVLHDKRVETLAPTDQMVIDSDRLQERLGEGPCFDAAHSSRGEQVFRIADLTGEGQRWPVYAPQAHALGVGSMMGFLLFTDDEDLGALNLYSRKPGAFTEISELSGWLLASHAAVAVSAARTHAQMEEAVATRHTIGEAMGILRGAHRLTEEQAFDVLRRYSQEQNVKLREVARQICERGSR; encoded by the coding sequence GTGGACTGGGAGCGGTTCGCGCAGGAGATGGCGTCTATGGCGCGTGATCTGCTGGCTCGGGATTCGGTGGCCGCCACCCTTGAGCGAATCACCGCCTGGGCCATCGAACTGGTCGACGGCTGTGACGCGGCCGGCATCCTTGTGCTGCACGACAAGCGGGTGGAGACCCTCGCCCCCACCGACCAAATGGTCATCGACAGCGACCGGCTCCAGGAGCGGCTGGGGGAAGGCCCGTGCTTCGATGCCGCCCACAGCTCGCGAGGGGAGCAGGTCTTCCGCATCGCCGACCTCACCGGTGAGGGGCAACGCTGGCCCGTCTACGCGCCCCAGGCCCATGCGCTCGGCGTGGGCAGCATGATGGGTTTCCTTCTGTTCACCGACGACGAGGACCTCGGCGCGCTGAACCTGTACTCCCGCAAGCCCGGCGCGTTCACCGAGATCAGTGAATTGTCCGGCTGGCTGCTGGCTTCCCACGCCGCGGTCGCCGTCTCCGCCGCCCGCACTCATGCCCAGATGGAAGAGGCCGTTGCCACCCGTCACACCATTGGCGAAGCCATGGGCATCCTCAGGGGCGCCCACCGCCTCACCGAGGAGCAGGCCTTCGACGTATTGCGCCGCTACTC
- a CDS encoding STAS domain-containing protein, with product MQHPSYRARSVTTPGFPGPGGGAAAKPLLPGQIATSYASSDDRVYVTVRGELDLVSGHQLRDQLSDALAASSSGLDLDLSGLSFCDCAGLNVLLELRQRALSRNKTVVIQDASAAIGRLLDLTGARDLFASREGRRCACSQPRARAVS from the coding sequence ATGCAGCACCCTTCCTACCGGGCACGGTCCGTCACGACGCCGGGCTTCCCCGGCCCAGGTGGAGGCGCTGCTGCCAAGCCCCTTCTGCCGGGCCAGATAGCCACCTCGTACGCGTCGAGCGACGACCGGGTGTATGTCACCGTGCGCGGTGAACTCGATCTCGTCTCGGGTCACCAGCTCCGAGACCAACTGAGCGATGCGCTTGCCGCTTCGTCCAGCGGTCTTGACCTGGACCTGAGCGGACTCAGCTTCTGTGACTGCGCCGGCCTGAACGTTCTCCTGGAACTTCGCCAGCGGGCCCTGAGCCGGAACAAGACCGTCGTCATACAAGACGCCAGTGCCGCGATCGGCAGGTTGCTCGATCTCACCGGAGCACGAGATCTGTTTGCGTCCCGGGAGGGACGTCGTTGTGCGTGCAGCCAGCCGCGTGCAAGGGCGGTGAGCTGA
- a CDS encoding helix-turn-helix transcriptional regulator, with protein MDDVPEPHNGWTFLTNHARVLAAIADNQSARVRDIAARCRLTERAVQKIIADLEQAGYLSHRRQGRGNSYQIDPAKVLRHPAEADQGLTVASLLALLVQDESHRVGPLSDHTHASG; from the coding sequence ATGGATGATGTGCCCGAGCCCCACAACGGATGGACGTTCCTGACGAACCACGCCCGCGTGCTTGCAGCCATCGCGGATAACCAGAGCGCACGCGTCCGCGACATCGCCGCCCGCTGCCGCCTCACCGAACGCGCTGTGCAAAAGATCATCGCCGACCTGGAGCAGGCTGGTTACCTCTCCCACCGCCGCCAGGGGCGCGGCAACAGCTACCAGATCGACCCCGCGAAGGTCCTGCGCCACCCGGCCGAAGCCGACCAGGGCCTGACGGTAGCCTCACTCCTGGCACTGCTTGTTCAGGACGAATCCCACCGTGTGGGGCCACTCAGCGATCACACGCACGCATCTGGCTGA
- a CDS encoding PRC-barrel domain-containing protein produces the protein MIHSADIREWRNRDVIDPKGRKIGALEAVYVDTTTDAPTMATVRTGLPTRHRLVFVPLDEATLGPGYVKVAHGRGLVKKAPSIGMDDVLPVEREEEVFKHYERPYEHGKGRRLARR, from the coding sequence ATGATCCATTCAGCCGATATCCGCGAGTGGCGCAACCGGGACGTGATCGATCCCAAGGGACGCAAGATCGGCGCCCTGGAAGCGGTCTACGTGGACACCACCACCGACGCACCGACCATGGCCACCGTCCGTACCGGCCTGCCGACTCGGCACCGACTGGTCTTCGTGCCCCTCGACGAAGCAACGCTGGGCCCCGGGTACGTAAAGGTGGCACACGGGCGAGGGCTGGTGAAGAAGGCGCCGTCCATAGGCATGGATGACGTCCTGCCGGTCGAGCGGGAAGAAGAGGTCTTCAAACACTACGAGAGGCCTTACGAGCACGGTAAGGGGCGCCGCCTCGCACGCCGCTGA